The genomic segment CCGATCATCATAAAAGAAGTCTGGATGCTCTGGCTGCTGCAAAAGAGCGCTTTCTGGCGCGTAAGAAAGCAAAGGATCAATGAAAATTTCCCTGCCTTTGTTCACATGCTGGTGACTCATTTGGTCTTCAGTATTTCGTGCCTGATTTAATATCCATGATATCTGTTTTTCTGTAAACCTTAATGCCAAAGAGGATATCTGTGAAAGAGTCATAGAACATGATCTGGTATACATGGTTAGTGTATGATATTTAACTTTTGGGTCAATTCATGATTCACTTCATATGATCATGAACTTTTCCAAATGTTAACTTAATTCCATGCTGTTACTGTTGTGAATAGATTTGGGAAccattttattttccaaaaatctAACAAATAGATTTCTTAATTCCAATGAAAATGATCACTTTTGATGGCTCCTGCTTTAGACTCTGCAAACTATAATTCTCTAGAATGGTTTTTATCTTATCTATACGATATGGGACCTTGGCATCAATGCCTTAATTAACAGTTTGTCCATTTTGATTTGCCTGGTTCTCACTTTGGTTGTACATTTATTGGATTGTAGCTTAATGAGGCATGCTAGTGTGGAATTGAAGGGCTTTAACTGAATAAGAATTCATCTTATTTAGCAattctttctaataaaaattatgatgtCAAGGTATTAGCTGAAAATACCTTATCCAGTAGAGTATTAgctgaaattttttattgaaaaatttgaattagttgtgagattttaatattattttaagaaaatattattaggTGGCAGTATTATGACAATTCTAACTAATTTTAACATGATTTATAATTAAGTGTTGTCAATTTTTCTTgtagattaaatttttttaatgtatattatgTAAAGATTAGTCAAAGCTATATATAAGTAATAATTCAAACTATCTGATAATTTCACCATATTAAGAGTTTCTTTGAaccatttaaaatttgttatatttcctattattttctttatccctCTATCAAAGTCACAACCctagttgataaaaaaatgtctAGATACACCAGGTTAGAATGATCATCATAAGTTGATTGGATGATGAAAAGTTTTGCAATGATATTAATGTTTAAACTCAACCTTTGAGTAAGAATACAACTCAAAACCTTTCTAAATACCTCTCATTTCAGAGGTATGTGTATTCTTCTTCACTTACAAGGGAGtgtgtgatttttctttctttatatttaatcaAAGATTGTAATTTTTTCACTTAATATTTCTCTAATTTTGCACATAGTTTTTCcttatcaattataatttgtGTTTGAAGATATTGCatataaattcttaattttcttacttCTAAAGGGATAAGGGGTGATTTCAACAATTATTTCTTAACAGACACACTGTTATCTTTCTGATCTTGCAATTAAAACATCTGTTAACAGAGTTGTTCATTTCTTTATTACATGTTTTCTATCAGAAGACTTAAAACTACATTACTGCTCTCCCCACATATGCCTTATTAATACTCCCTAGTTAATCAAATGCATAAGAGGGCAAGTCATTGTGAACTATCTTTGGTTTCTCACAACTCACAACAATCTCATCTTCATCTCTGAACTCTCTAAAGCGTGACAATTTGGCCAAGTCATCAACTGCATCTATAACATGATCCAACTTTGCCACCATCTCCACAAGCATAGAAGTGAAAGCTGCAAAAGGCAGTGCTTCTGAAAACTCAAGGCTTGTCATCACAATCTTACTCATCAGTGGCTTCAAAACCTTCTTGTGTCCCTCCACTGACATTTCACCAGAAAGTTCTCTGGATTTGTACTCAAACATGGAAGAACAATCACTCCTAACACTTGAGAATGACACTCTAGTGTCTTCTTCAGCATGTGTGCTTCCACCAAAATTCTTTGAGCCTAGAAATAGTTGTGGTTGGGATTTCAACTCATCGTTCAGATTTTGTAGAGCTTCATTGATACTGTCAGACAGTGCTTGAGGGGAGAATTGACGCTTATTTCTTATGCTATTAGCTAGATCCCTCAGTGCTTTAGACACTTCTTCTGCAAGTGTGATGCAAGAGTCTTTGTATAGAGCTCGAATTGATCCTGGGGTCTTAATTCATAATTAAGGCATgtattaataaatcataaacataacaaaacaataacaacactTTTATACCAGGATTTGATCCAACCAACTATTGCAAACATGCTAGCCAAGAGAATCATGTTTTTGACCTCTTCATGTTTACTGATACACCCAACTCTCAAGAAACTGTTGCATGTCATAGCTAATTTCTATGACATTATTAAATCTTTTTcagaaactgaaaaatataattacacacTGCCTAAGTTGGTAAGACTATGGTTTTAGACCATGCAGTAGTTTCTGTATCACTATGTCATTTGCTATATCTAGAAAATCATAAAAGTAGAAAgtagaaacacatttttctaGCTACAATAGTCTCTTTTGGTACCTATATGTGTATCATCTGTAACCTTTTGTTAGAGTAATATTTGTTTTCTGAATTATTTGATTGAGATATATAGTACCTGAATTTCAGACATAAGACACCCATGTAGTGCAACAACAGTGTAACTAAAATGGAGAAGAGTAACCCCCACTACTTTATATTGCCGCCATGGAATTCTGTGCCAATAAGTTGACCATCTTGGCTCCCAACTTGCTTGCAGTGCCTGTTTAATTTCACAGTCCTATAAGATCTGCTGCCACAAACAACAGTAATTTTGGAAATGTTCAACTTCACTATCAGGAAAAAAAGGTCACAAGAGTTACCAGTGTTTCGTCTTTAGATTTAGAATCTAAGACAGCCTTGTAACCTTTGTAAATCAGATCATCAGAAGCATCTTCTTGAGTTTCTTGATTTTCAGAATCATTAAAGTATCTCACAACACAAGCTGCGTGATTATTTGGACCATCAatgatatatatgtatattatatatattgaataagaCAATAAAACTATACGATGATATAAATCTTGTTAAGGATTGAACTTTAGTTCTAACTACATCTCACGAAATTTAACATCATGGTCTAGTCTAACAAATAACGAAATTTAACATCATGGTCTAgtctaacaaataataaatcttGTTAAGATAAGATCTAACTCATGattatgttaagaaataaattttaaatttaattcaatattacaaaatcaatttaaaatttacgtCTAATTATATGTTATAAAATCACCTTATACGAGATCTTGAGTGTTTGTTTAACATAGTATAGAATACCTTGAACAGAGTTGGCTAGGCCTTCGAGCTTTGCTATGGTGGAGTTATGGAGGTCTTCCCCTGACCAGTTTGGGAAAACCAAAAGGCTCATTACAAGGCAGAGGCCACCACCAATGGCAATGGTTGCTATACGATCTTTTGCAATTGCCCAGACATTATCAACTCTGTAACTTGATACAGTTATCAAATTGAAAGTCAAGAGAAATATCATAACACCATAGTCATAGTTCTTCTTGATATGGGGGATGAACCTCACATAAGTAGTTACAACTCCTGCagataaaacaattcaaatgttGTGGTTTGATCTGCAATTATAAGTTTATATGCAATCTCTCAAGtaaacataactttttttttgtttagtcACTATATCAAAACATCTAGAAACAGCTATCTATATATAAAGTTACCCTTCTTTTatgtaaaaacatatttaatagtTTGTGATATTTTGTCACTCTATAATTTGAATAttagtaaattattatttttaaaaccaaatttgGTTGGCATAAGTAGTAATAATTTGTACCTCTAAATAAAGTTGCAAGtcgaagaaaaaaaactaaaagataatataataagaaactttgaaaataaaaatacttaatcaAGTGTAAATAATTTGTGCTGAAATCAGAgtgtcttttattatttattcaataataaaatttcatatatagtAAACTTGGTTATCTTTAGAATAACTATTTTAGAAGATGTATCAGCggggtttttttttatcaattgataatgtaaaataattacttttaaaaaataagctCACTTTTATCTGTGATTGTGATTAATGTCTaatgaattataaataaactcTATATATTTTTCCCACAGTGCTAGCAGtcttttttgtaaataaattttaggaAAAAGGAATAGTACCTCAAAATGCAAAAACTTTAGCAAGATgcaagatatatatattttaagaattcaCATTTCACATTTTTCACAAATTAGCAATTCAGCaccctttatatatatatatatatatataagaaaagtaAGAAGTGGGAACACCATGTGGTGAAATCTAACGAGGTCAATAGATGTTTGTTAAAATCAAACAtcaggattttttttaataaaactaaactCAGTTTTAGTTTAAGAAAATCAAACTCAAGCTTTCATTTAgatttagttaaataaattaatcaagtGTTGCAGTTTTGCATAGTCAAacttaatatttcaaatgttaCTCTTGATTA from the Vigna angularis cultivar LongXiaoDou No.4 chromosome 3, ASM1680809v1, whole genome shotgun sequence genome contains:
- the LOC108326318 gene encoding aluminum-activated malate transporter 12-like, with the translated sequence MEETNYYASNRSMRSDWIWKYVKSVGERVRRFTGLAWRTAVKVGKEDPRRVIHSLKVGLALTLVSLLYLIKPLFEGIGQNAMSAVLTVVVVMEFTVGATLGKGLNRGLGTLLAGSLAFLVEYVADIPGRIFQAVFIGSAVFILGVVTTYVRFIPHIKKNYDYGVMIFLLTFNLITVSSYRVDNVWAIAKDRIATIAIGGGLCLVMSLLVFPNWSGEDLHNSTIAKLEGLANSVQACVVRYFNDSENQETQEDASDDLIYKGYKAVLDSKSKDETLALQASWEPRWSTYWHRIPWRQYKVVGVTLLHFSYTVVALHGCLMSEIQTPGSIRALYKDSCITLAEEVSKALRDLANSIRNKRQFSPQALSDSINEALQNLNDELKSQPQLFLGSKNFGGSTHAEEDTRVSFSSVRSDCSSMFEYKSRELSGEMSVEGHKKVLKPLMSKIVMTSLEFSEALPFAAFTSMLVEMVAKLDHVIDAVDDLAKLSRFREFRDEDEIVVSCEKPKIVHNDLPSYAFD